In Pomacea canaliculata isolate SZHN2017 linkage group LG12, ASM307304v1, whole genome shotgun sequence, a single genomic region encodes these proteins:
- the LOC112577083 gene encoding zinc finger protein 710-like — protein MDAETRRGNGFHHDDQPVSSVVYRNAKAGKSVKMKRATSYSSSSTRFAHSSVAGNSALEDSPDEENNVAVEDSGSEAELDLRGKLEFSGKRPRRKTEKGDASFSEQYVEESVKNLADQSIPDDDQAVAEASNDAFTESRDPLEADIAVEAPASSNAADTDVEEAFDDVEFPEAVVLIGKTHWRCVTCMMHFARSTSIDNHIRVCHTEKAPFSVSTLSRTSRRGRGGRAHAREVTRGRIKVNRRVQITKSPPSTMRRRQGARRTRGRGSRGSGTRGKERGFSRGRGRRSHILEPSDTETEEMPLLPRSPRKRKTRSSDNMLLEASSAAAKTPKLEETSIAQENKDSFKIPLPYLLDAEKELLKRKYLLFLEKADAVEFVESEMALTDVEPPLSIETPSLQADALLPPATPLLPEIPGPPETPLPPETPLPPESYHPPGTPGRPEILTHTDSHIAPAALLLSETPAILTTSLPPETRRLSSELSGNHSLHHQHKSLGPPENCHLDTDFNLNAGIEKHGDISEPYAECPSEKESNPSVFCRTCHASFGTVSKLKAHQLEVARYDNVLCSLCGDKFHGVHQLNMHVFSIHENNSKKFCFICGIDCMDSFELEEHLLEHSLEEPEKDKELDDFESISHICKVCSMELEGNVSDLMNHYHTIHDQFVCTSCFECFLDMTAYQDHKLTHMADANESTEPVVYICPVSDCFQICEDKEALREHISWHEDQDLEEDVALLLCSICSSQFRNKTSLHRHLAEIHHKADIKPFVCELCSEEFSQSLELHHHNTICHAGIKRYGCAYCSQRFAFRSSYRRHVASQHDVASTILRM, from the coding sequence ATGGATGCTGAGACTAGGAGGGGTAATGGATTTCATCATGATGATCAGCCAGTGTCATCTGTTGTATACCGCAACGCCAAAGCAGGCAAGAGTGTGAAGATGAAAAGAGCTACCTCTTACAGTTCTTCCTCGACTAGATTTGCCCACAGCAGTGTAGCAGGCAACTCAGCATTGGAAGATTCACCTGATGAGGAAAACAATGTTGCTGTAGAAGATAGTGGGTCAGAAGCAGAACTAGATTTAAGAGGTAAACTAGAATTTTCAGGGAAGAGACCTCGaaggaaaactgaaaaaggCGATGCTTCTTTTTCTGAACAATATGTGGAAGAGTCAGTAAAAAACCTAGCTGATCAAAGTATCCCTGACGATGACCAGGCCGTTGCTGAAGCATCAAATGATGCATTTACAGAATCACGAGATCCTTTAGAGGCAGATATAGCAGTGGAGGCACCTGCTTCTTCCAATGCTGCTGATACAGATGTAGAGGAGGCATTTGATGATGTAGAGTTTCCAGAGGCTGTGGTTTTAATTGGCAAAACGCACTGGCGTTGTGTCACATGTATGATGCATTTTGCTCGGTCCACTAGTATTGACAACCACATACGAGTCTGTCATACTGAAAAAGctcctttttctgtttccaCACTGTCAAGAACATCAAGAAGGGGACGTGGAGGGAGGGCCCATGCCAGGGAAGTGACAAGGGGTAGGATTAAAGTGAACAGGAGAGTGCAGATAACAAAATCTCCACCCAGTACAATGAGAAGACGACAGGGAGCAAGGAGAACCAGGGGCAGGGGGTCCAGAGGAAGTGGAACTAGGGGTAAAGAAAGGGGGTTTTCAAGAGGCAGGGGAAGGAGATCACACATTTTGGAGCCCTCAGACACTGAAACAGAAGAAATGCCTTTACTGCCAAGATCTCCCAGAAAACGTAAAACAAGAAGCTCTGATAATATGCTTCTTGAGGCTTCTAGTGCAGCTGCTAAGACACCAAAGCTGGAGGAAACAAGTATTGCACAAGAGAATAAAGATTCCTTTAAGATCCCACTGCCCTATTTGCTTGATGCTGAGAAGGAGTTGTTAAAGAGAAAGTACCTGCTTTTCCTTGAGAAAGCTGATGCTGTAGAATTTGTGGAATCAGAGATGGCACTAACAGATGTTGAGCCACCTCTTTCAATTGAGACTCCTTCTCTTCAAGCTGATGCTTTACTTCCTCCAGCCACACCTCTTCTTCCAGAAATACCAGGTCCACCTGAAACCCCACTTCCTCCTGAAACACCCCTTCCTCCAGAGTCATATCATCCACCTGGGACACCGGGGAGACCTGAAATACTTACGCACACTGATTCTCACATAGCTCCAGCTGCTCTCTTACTTTCTGAAACACCTGCTATTTTGACCACATCACTTCCACCAGAAACCAGGCGCCTTTCATCAGAACTGTCAGGTAACCATTCTCTTCACCATCAGCACAAATCCCTTGGCCCCCCTGAAAACTGCCATCTTGATACAGATTTCAATCTGAATGCTGGCATCGAAAAACATGGAGACATTAGTGAACCATATGCTGAGTGTCCATCTGAAAAAGAGAGTAATCCTTCTGTGTTCTGCAGAACCTGTCATGCTTCTTTTGGAACAGTTTCAAAATTAAAGGCACATCAGTTGGAAGTGGCAAGGTATGATAATGTGCTTTGTAGTTTGTGTGGAGATAAATTTCATGGGGTACATCAGCTAAATATGCATGTGTTCAGCATCCACGAAAATAATagcaaaaagttttgtttcatcTGTGGCATTGATTGTATGGATAGTTTTGAACTGGAGGAGCATCTTCTAGAGCATAGTCTAGAAGAaccagaaaaagataaagaactaGATGATTTTGAGTCCATATCACACATTTGCAAGGTCTGCAGCATGGAGCTGGAAGGAAATGTCTCAGACTTAATGAATCACTACCATACAATTCATGACCAGTTTGTCTGCACTTCTTGCTTTGAGTGCTTTCTGGATATGACGGCATATCAGGATCACAAACTGACTCATATGGCAGATGCCAATGAAAGCACTGAGCCAGTTGTCTACATATGTCCTGTCAGCGACTGTTTCCAGATATGTGAAGACAAAGAGGCGTTGAGAGAGCATATTTCTTGGCATGAAGACCAAGACCTAGAGGAAGATGTTGCATTGCTTCTGTGCAGCATATGCTCAAGTCAGTTCAGAAACAAAACTTCTCTGCACCGCCATTTAGCGGAGATTCACCACAAGGCTGACATCAAGCCTTTTGTTTGTGAACTATGCAGTGAGGAATTCAGTCAAAGCCTAGAGCTTCATCACCACAATACCATCTGTCATGCTGGCATCAAACGCTATGGGTGTGCCTACTGCAGTCAGCGGTTTGCTTTTCGCTCTTCCTACCGAAGGCATGTTGCCTCACAGCATGATGTAGCATCCACCATTTTGCGAATGTGA